ggttaactgaaaacttaaaaagttgtaggttgtatatataaaagaaaaacatgaagatgggtaaaagttataaggtttttttggtgtgcaaggaaaaaaactgaattaataaaactttttttagcatgaagggacaaatacagtaaaaggatgcaactaattgaataaaaagccatgcaagaatgagttttggtttattgtaaTAGAAATGATAGCTTGTTTGAATATTGACCacgatagtatttgtagaaaaaagaaagaaatgcaactttacaacaatgggagagtggctAAAGCTTGGCAaataaagcaggtctaattacatttacaatgtgcttttttCTGTCTGAGAGTAAGAAGGTTattattcatcaatataggaatgccaacattattgcaatatttttttgcagtaaataaatgagttttgttgtctaacaaaaattctAGATTTTTGACaaaagacaagagtataaagttgaatcgccagcaaatagagccactttagatgtaaaattttcatgaagatcaatattgtagataagaaacaatacaggagcaaagatagaaccttgtggtacccttaaagttacttgaaataaaaaagagtctaggccttcaagaataactttaatactgcagataaaaaaaaaaaaattaatctaaaaacctttacataaagaaactaataGCAAAGTGAAGACTAATCGTAGGATAGTTAGAgaaggtcaaagtgttttctagagtttggaaatattggaaccacttatttagcactttttaaaaatttagcaaaaattaaagagagttctggacaacacttttttaaagctatgatggaaatcttgttTGAAGCACAAAATGTAGAActgtttaattgagaattaactttagcattggAAGCAAGAGTGATTTTGATGTTTAACAATCAGTTAATCTTTTTAACTGGCAGTAAGATCAGACCCGTGAATTAGAGactaaatgttagacttactttacttaatgacattgttgaagactaaccaaaaatctctagaacctaacatctgatacaagatttagtaaattgAGAACTGAGCTTAACTTCAGACAGGACTTTTTTACATTGGcttcttggaataataaaagcacatttgttcttaagagagatgttcttgtaaaaaagattatggtttaataaagcaactgttcaagatggtgaaaaatgCGGAGTAGAATGAGGCGTGACTTAAATTTGaagagaaggaataaaagcttccaaacttttagtTCAAAAGGAATAAATACTTCCGAGATGCGCTTTATGCATACAAAATATGGATATAAACctatatgtttgctatttatttagatgctggcatacaatatcctttcatttttatataaactttagcacttatatggtgtagtatttgcgTGAAGAGAAGATGATGATTacgatgatcatgttgatcataatgatgttttatgcatatatatacaaaatataacatgaattttgaataaaaaaaatatatactttaggatgtataaatgtttatgcagccccggtcacaaacccggccctggctatattttatcaaacacaGCCCTGGCCCCCAGTCAATTATTAACTCCGGTTGCTTACTATCCCGACCCCTCTCCTAAATCGTGACCTAATTTATTGGCAATTttattatacagttttttttctcaCTCAGGACTTAAACTAAGCGTGTcacaattttcttaaaaaaaatatttttgtaacttttctttttctaatttagcatttttttggcCATTCcaaataaaatgctaaattaaaaatgaacttttaataaaagtataaaatatttttgtctgaGGTTTTTATTAGTGGTCATCCATTAAATACATCACgctaattacaaattttaaatagaagtaTGATCATTTGCTCTCTTATGCAGAGTTGTTCATTCAACATTAAGCgcatttgaattttaattaatcttgaaatttaattaatatctGCGTGGAAGCCAATAATATCCTACTgctatttaaaagttaaatttaaagtgATTTACTTAATGGGTAAAGTACATCACAGTAAATTTACCtgtaaactaaatcaaaacaacctgTAATGTTATTACAGAGAAGTAACTCAACTATTAAATACACTTGATATGATCAAAGACATTTACTTGaaatgtttctatttatatcatatatgcTGTTAACGCATAATaagcttttaactaaaaattattttaacgaGAAATTTTAAACAGAATGATAATCacaatagcatttttttaacattttcattttctttatagTGATATCAAGATTAAACTTTTCCTATGAATATGCAAGTTGTTTTTaggaattcttttttttaaaaaacttaaaaagaaatctatttgaacAAGAGAATTTTAGTCTTCTAAAATTCTCTTGTTCAAATAGAATAGAggaagaaagttttatttaaattgtaaacatttttaatagttaaataacTCTTGAAACGCTATTCAGGCCTTCCCAGGagaggcgtgcggtcgcacgccttgagTGAACacggatatatttttttttttggataactCGGCCACGCTTTTTtagcatatattaaaaataacgcatttttaaaaagacgctgaaaaaatcaaattaaattcgttgtattattttgtaatttttttaataatttattcttttcattAATAAggaaataataacataaaaataatatatatatattttttttgaatttttttttcttataacaaatttttatttttttattttacatttttttttttttaattttaaattttttcgcaTAAGTAtgtctttttacaaaaaataacttctAAGTTCTAGAAGAATTATTATCTACAAGGTTCTTGATAAGTATATGAATGTTTAGCTCATTCGGTTAAGACATTACAAAGCGCCGCGGAGAcccgggttcgcatcccgcgtCGGCAGagcatatttttcaaaattgattaaaaaagttttcggtcacattttctgtttattttttcgACTTGTCTCAAATATCGTTGCTGAAAAAATCAacacctaaaaatatattataaataattataatataaataaatataaataaataaattttttttttaatgtttactagacataaaaaaaaaaattgtaataagaaaaaaaaaatttttataaataagtataaatatatatatttcatttttatgttcatatttttatattaataataggaataaattatgaataaaaataataaaataatacgaCAATTTAGTTAGGTTTTTTCAGCGCCTTTTTAAAAATGCGTCATTAATATATGCTAAAAAACCGTGGCCAAactctcaaaaaatatatatatatgcgtggtcaCTCAAAGCGACCGACCGCACGCCTCTCCTGGGAAGGCCtgctattattttttgtttcttgaaatattttaaaaatagaagcattctattgcaaacattaaaccagtaaaataaaaagtaaattaaaaatttttctttgaaatgaaaatttaaattaaaaaaaataagtttttcaattctgttcacaatattttttttattaaataaaaatttagttgcaCCCTTTACATAGGCTAGTTGGCAGATTAGAGGGGCACTGGTTTCTAGTAACACATTCAACCGTTGATGATTGAAAAATAgggtaatttaaaaatgctggcATTTTTGGTGTGGATTTGACAAGTTTATAATGTTTGCATTTTCAGATAGTTAGGTCTAATGGTCTTATATGCTGTTAATCTTAGATCAAAACAAAGTGTTAGAAAAATTTACAAGCATCTCAAAATGGCTGAAAATTGGACTTTTTAGGCGAGTGGACATTTTgcttttagatatatttaagTTCTAAACTGCAACAAGTTGCCTATATTTTGCCCGTGTATTGCAGACAGTAGTAGCTAATCAGAAAGGCTATCTGTTAAGACTTGTGGATGAACAGAATAATGCTACAGTTAGTTTCAATTTGGcatattttagcaattttatgattttttccaaagttgaggaggtcataatttttttctaatttaacacAAGTTAattaaaaccacttttttaaaGAGAGAACTATACAGAAaatagttctagaaaaaatgaGACACTTGTTGATAGTGAGAAAAAAGTTACACAAATGGTCAAAACAGACTACTTAAAGTAGTCTGTTTTGACCATTTGTAAATCGAGGGGGGCCACTGTGTCATGTTTGTAAGGCTATAATTTCCAAACCGTTGAACTTGGAAGTctgaagtttcaaatttaaccTATCTACATgatgcacatttttttttttgttttgttaatttacctctccaaggccaagaaggccactacatacgaggaggctacttaattgtggttataaccctctctcaactctataactccgaaacacgaaccttgacgaacaaggccgctgcgcggagaaacaagttgagcgcaatactaccagggacgtggtggagatcgaactcggaacctctcgcttataaagcaagcgctctaccacgacaccactaccgcatgtaACATAACAATACGTAAAAATCAGGAAAATCAGAGATAGTGCCCcacaaagttttctttaaattagatgaaatataatgatttgacccattaacacaattttttataatgacaaaacaactttgcagtattgttttattgttgttttataataatttttacaataacaatttaatacgctttaaaaataaaacatattttattgtCAGCatgattaaatatattaaatagttttttataactgtttaaagtggtttaaatattatgacatttgcatttttacttttacttttttaggtacatcatgttaagtaaaaaaaattactaaaagtaataataatagtattaaatactaTTGCACTTAACTGCAACTTAACATACTTGCACTTAACTGCAACTTAGCATACTTGCACTTAAgcttttataacttaaatttttcacaatttttataattccttCTCTTTTTCATAATATCTTTCAGACTTTATTACTAAAGCAATAAATCTAAAAACCAGGCAGtgtatcatcatcatcatcatcatcatcatcatcatcatcatcatcatcatcatcatcatcatcatcatcatcatcatcatcatcatcatcatcatcatcatcatcatcatcatcatcatcatcatcatcatcatcatcatcatcatcatcatcatcatcatcatcatcatcatcatcatcatcatcatcatcatcatgatcatcatcatcatcatcatcatcatcatcatcatcatcatcatcatcattaaattaagaataataataaaaaacatactttatgaaaaaatgctCCTCCGGTTAAAACTAGAGATAATTCACATGAGTGTTCAGAGTTGTAATCAAATGAATCTTTAGTAGCATTGTATGAATGGTGTCTGCCAGGAAAACCAACTAAACGATTACGATTTTCCCTCCAAACTCtttgatgaaaaatataatttacagtatgttaaaaaagtattcatatacttaaaaaaaattacatgttacgaccAAAATTTTTGTACTAAACaagtaaagttttataaaaaagtgcatCTAAAATATGCATTACAAGCCTTTGCGTAAGAAGCATGCAGTCGCACGCCTTATATGATCACGcatataatactttgttttgacaacttggccacagctctttgcaagttttgataattagcgcttttaaaaaagatgctaaaaaaacaaagcaaactttaaataaatagtcCATAAGCATAAAAGAGATAATCACAGCTCTATCAATCTTTATCATTCCCTTCCATGAATAAATAGACTAATACAAGACGGATCCATAGTGAGGGGAAAAGCCATGAGGGCATCTGCCCCCTCCACCCCCTTCCctctcagattttttttttttttttgtagaaattgatatattaaaatcaacaggttgtttaaaaatgtaagtaaattaggctgtttaaaaatgcaatgaaattcaataaaagtttgtggtgcaaattttaaattttattaaaaagttaataggaTAAAGGGTGCAACAAATCGACAAACGTGCGcatgtttgttaaaaaacagacagaaaaataaacatcacatttctttaattttgcttatgcaaacatttttagattaagatttttcaaaataaaaattttcaaataaaaaaacaattaatttcagagacttttaaaaaccatgccaaaacataattacttttttcaatagcaTTACTCTTAAGTagaatatgtataatatataaaacgtATAATATGCATGGTCATATAAGGCATGCGACTGCACATCTGCAGTCGCAAATTTCCTGAGTACTTTATTGCAATGTAATAAAAGGtgatcattgaaaaaaatattcagattagagTTTAAGCCAAAATGAGTACAGAAgctatcaaaaaatcattacaaacagttttatcatggaaatttagtatttaagagatttatatcaaataagtttTGTGTTCAAGTAACATTTGTTCTAGTTAAtgaattatcaaatatatcaaagatgtttggtaaatttattcaatttttattttttttaaacttttttttttatgcatttgcaaagtgcctgcaaattaatgatatatgcacaataaaaaaaacttttaaaagtgtttttaatatgctattatttcactttaaaagtgtttttaatatgctattatttcactttaaaagtgtttttaatatgcatTACTTCACTTTAagtataataagaaaataaaaaaaaataaaaacatacaaaattttatttataatgaatggatttgctttaaacttttaaagtaattgctaATTACTTAAAGGAAACTTATGCTTAAACAATGATCATGTTTAACATTTCtacaataaaagaaagcaatcaTAAAATTCAAGCTCGGTTTCTTTGAAGTTTTGCAAAAGCATTCATTTTTgcattataatagtaataacaaaatatcaacaagattttgaaaaaaaaaatcatagttttCTATCgtatgatgaaaatttaaaaatttaaataaaaaactttagcaaaaaaataatcgtACAGCTCATAAGTAATgtcaaattaatcaaatttcATGGAATAGTATCTAGTATCAAGTGTGCCTCCTTGGGCCTTGATGGCCTCAGCTAAACAATTTGGCATAGAGTTGACCAATTTTTGGGTCTTTTCTGTTGCTATATTATCCCTTGCGTTCATTATAGCTTCTTTCAAGTCGACTTAGCTTCTAAATGCTTGGTCGCCAATTTTTCTGTCCAAAATATACTACAAATATTCTATAGGATTCAAATCCGGACTTGGAGATGGCCATTTCAAAACGTTGATTTTATTTGTATCAAAGTATAGCTTGGTTTTCTTAGCAGCATGTTTTGGATCGTTGTCCTGCTGGATTATGAAACCATTTTTGTTAGCTTTGAGAATTTGACAAAACATTGAAGTTTTCATTTTGtcattaataaatatcaatttCTCCATTCCTTTCTTACTCACACTACCCCAAATCATTACATTTCCTCCTCCAAGCTTTACACTACCTCGCAAGCAACTTAATTTATAAgcttctcctttttttttaccacaCTTTTTGGACTCCATAAGATGAGACAAGGTTGTATTCTGACTCATCtgactacaaattttttttttcaatatgatATTGGccttttttgtaattctttGCAAACTCCAattgatgttttatttgttttgcaattaaaaaaggttttttttgaaCTACTCTAATACAATTTCTGATAGTTTGAGGAGCCACTGTGACGTTTGAGGAGCCACTGTGATGTTGTGATCTTCTTGAACTTTTAAAGCTAGTTTAGCTGCcgaaaaaaatctatttttattaatgatgatATTGCGATCACTACTAGCAACGGTTCCGATCAGATCATTGAGGTCATTGAGTTATAAACAACTCTTGCTTCTTTTTGTATCTGACGGTAGGATTTTCCTTGATTTTTCAAATCAACTACGAGGCTTTGTTGATGGAATGACAAATGTTGTTTTCTTGATGCCATTTATCTGAaacacattttgttttatttctacTGGACCAAAGtgtattaaaaaagttactatttttaattttatttactagtttgattgttcaattttaataatgacCTATTTTGttatgcattattatttttatttgcagtcaattttattcatcattAAATCAATTGTGTAAAATTCAATAGGTTTGAAAAGCAGTTAGTTCACTAATACAAAAATAGATTCTTAAAACAATATCTTAATAAGAtatctaaaaatttcaaatattaataatttcaacaGACAGCtcatttttttgatgcaatctttaaaattattttttttaagtgtacaattattttttttacatattgtattaaaaaagtattttgaactgtaaaaaaactaaaaaaaatccttgatatttaaactattaccGAAATGCCAATTCAATTTCATCATGTCGCAAATATATATCATCATCAACAGATAGTATAGCTTCGGTTTCAATATTTGAATATGGAATAAATcgattatttaaactatttccAGATGCTCTAATTACCTGTagttaattataaacaaatctaattacctgttgttatttataaaaaaagtcattaatagTATAAAAACTACAAGTAACTTGTAAACATATTAtgagcaatattttatttaacaaaacataatcatgatttgttaaaatattctcaatattttaaactaacatgATCATACATAAccataacaataacaaaacaaaaagttataaaacaataaaaccatacaataataatcataacaataataaacataaagaaTAAAACCAACcaattattatcataaaaataatgaccacaacaataataaacataaaaataacaatacaaaaaatattaataatataaacttttattatggtttatattgtacaaaaaaaatctatacttgaacctaatatattaaaatctaaaactgaCTTACTTCTACTCTTACTCCTATATCAGGCCATACTATATCATCTGTGGGATCAGATGGATGGTTCCAAACAACCACTACTTTGTGCAAATACTTCATACCTGACAATCTTTGTAGCGCTTCCATTAAAATAGAGTATCGATCATAAGTTAACATTACAACAGTGAACATTTCAAATGGCATATCACCACCTAAAGATCGCGAAAAAGATACACCATCTCCACCTTTCCCATCTGCTATAGGCATAAAATGCTCACGACCTTCTTTTGAAAACTGATACAATGACGGTGGAGGATTACTCCAAGGAGTAAcaggaaaaaatgttaaaccaCCAGGGTATGAGTTCCATGATTTATATGAAAACCTGCTAAGAAaggaaaaattctttaaaaaatttacagagTTTATAACTGTATCATCTGGTTGCTTTGCAATGTGCAAAAACTGCTTGACTTGGAAGTCTTTTTCTGGTGTAGGCAAAACGCCAATGCGATGTTTAAACACTTCTATCACAGttcttaaaactttataatggtcagaaaaatatgtttcaaataaaaagcgACCATGAGCCTTCATTGCTGATATATCATCCACATGAAATGTTCGCAGAATAAAAATTAGCTCAGTTAAACGTTGAACTGGTAGCAAAACAGCAGCTTTTTTCCAATCTAGGAGATCTGAAAATGGTAAGAAATCTTTGTTGCCAAGTACAACTGGAATAGCTCCATTATATAAACTATACCATAACTCATCAACAAAGTAACGATTTGAgtgcaaaaatattattgtaaactGTGAATCTTTCAAGAGCTGCATTATAGAAGGATTGTCAAATGAGCAATAATTatgtaaacaagtttttaatatttgagaAGAATTGATAACAACAACATCATTTTCATGCTTTATTTGATCAACAATAAGGTCTTGAatcttattgtttttataagattgtttgtaaaatgacaaaataaactttCGATTTAATGGCATAAGATTTGAAAAGGCTATTTGAGTCAACTTCACTGAAGgaataacaaaatcaaaataattaatggcGCTATCACACAAAAAAGACATTACTTTAACTGACTGCTTAACATTTAGTTTGTCTACCTTGTTacaatagttttcatttttaaaatgttgcaaaTAAAGAACATGATTAGCACCAGTACCTTTCCAAGTTGACAACGCTTCAATCTGAGCATTTAATGATTTAACAGAATCATTCATATTAAGAAACACAAGGTAAATACAAGAATTATTATCTTTTACTAAATCTATTAgggaaataaaatgtttgtacaGCGGCTCCTTATATCTGGgttcatataaataaatagaaaatttatcaacatatgaacatttagaaaaatcaaaacattcatttaaattacaattactTCTGTTCATACGGTGCTTATCGCTGTCAATATAACTATTTAATGGAACCCCAACATATATAGTTTTAGTCATTACTTGTTCTGACATTTTTATACTTTCAGGTTCTTTTTTAGACCTGCTAGAGAGCtgatttgttagttttttaacttctttttctaaaatatctttGCGATTTACAAGCAAAGATACTTGTTCTATAAGAGATACACGATTTTCATCCAATAAACgcaaataatttaatgttttcaatttaatattgtcTAACTCTTTGAGTTGCAACTTCATGGAATGGATCTCTTTTTGCTTTtcatatagatttatatattgAATACTTCTGAAATCAGAAACCAGATCATCTTTCAGTTCAGTGGGTTGGATAAGCAAAACAAGTTGGATAAATAAAGGAACAACAAGACCTAATACAACAACAACCATTAGTACAAAACGAAAGAAGCTGACCCATGAAGTTAAAAACATTGGTTTCTTGTTAACCTacataaaaatactatatacaTTAGCACTACCTAATATTTAAAACcctttattacaatataatcatataaattgttgtaaagctcaaaaaaattcagaataTTACTGATGAGTTCTTATATCATGATTTgtcttaattaaattttcattatcaccaaaaaaaaaaaaaagttcttgtacttatttaaaaaaaagaaagtttaaacaATGTCgtgataaaatttcaaaattaaaatagaaaacaacttttaaaaaattggatcttttttagttgtaaaattGAACACCAATTTTATATATTCCATATGCATTACGtctgcaattttttgccgacctcaggattttaaaacataattgaacttgctattttaaataaattaactagCAGCAAAGCAAACACTTTatgtaaatttgaaataaaataattaaacaaaaacagcaAAATACATGTcgtatttaaattctaaataaagttgttaaagtaaaaaaaaaaattaataaatatcaacgagaaaattttttatttaaattataaataaaatagttaaaattataattaaaaaaattaaaaaattactttcaattctttaatttaaaattactttcaattttaaacagaataaatcaaatatggtaa
This Hydra vulgaris chromosome 04, alternate assembly HydraT2T_AEP DNA region includes the following protein-coding sequences:
- the LOC100212160 gene encoding exostosin-like 3, which encodes MFLTSWVSFFRFVLMVVVVLGLVVPLFIQLVLLIQPTELKDDLVSDFRSIQYINLYEKQKEIHSMKLQLKELDNIKLKTLNYLRLLDENRVSLIEQVSLLVNRKDILEKEVKKLTNQLSSRSKKEPESIKMSEQVMTKTIYVGVPLNSYIDSDKHRMNRSNCNLNECFDFSKCSYVDKFSIYLYEPRYKEPLYKHFISLIDLVKDNNSCIYLVFLNMNDSVKSLNAQIEALSTWKGTGANHVLYLQHFKNENYCNKVDKLNVKQSVKVMSFLCDSAINYFDFVIPSVKLTQIAFSNLMPLNRKFILSFYKQSYKNNKIQDLIVDQIKHENDVVVINSSQILKTCLHNYCSFDNPSIMQLLKDSQFTIIFLHSNRYFVDELWYSLYNGAIPVVLGNKDFLPFSDLLDWKKAAVLLPVQRLTELIFILRTFHVDDISAMKAHGRFLFETYFSDHYKVLRTVIEVFKHRIGVLPTPEKDFQVKQFLHIAKQPDDTVINSVNFLKNFSFLSRFSYKSWNSYPGGLTFFPVTPWSNPPPSLYQFSKEGREHFMPIADGKGGDGVSFSRSLGGDMPFEMFTVVMLTYDRYSILMEALQRLSGMKYLHKVVVVWNHPSDPTDDIVWPDIGVRVEVIRASGNSLNNRFIPYSNIETEAILSVDDDIYLRHDEIELAFRVWRENRNRLVGFPGRHHSYNATKDSFDYNSEHSCELSLVLTGGAFFHKYYSYVYTNHMASSIREMVDQYMNCEDIAMNFLVAHITQKPPIKVTSRWTFKCPGCPAALSADESHYFERNSCMTYFEQVFGYNPLKRTQYRADSILFKTRLPSGLTKCFQYV